A region of Meleagris gallopavo isolate NT-WF06-2002-E0010 breed Aviagen turkey brand Nicholas breeding stock unplaced genomic scaffold, Turkey_5.1 ChrUn_random_7180001955349, whole genome shotgun sequence DNA encodes the following proteins:
- the FER1L5 gene encoding fer-1-like protein 5 — MLRLLVASAHLPAATGAGPGVHVYARFRGVPRSTRVVTAECSPAWNETLVWPLATRPLRPMDSLALRLQLWGQPEAHRLLGATTVPLRCLAEDPELPLDLSQLPLRDPQGHPTGATVSLRCSYIPPSQLAAGNVTSQPPEGVAPCLSPPHPTPVVGTAIGMAPLRHPKPAMGKKEDFQVRVRVLQGHQLQGSAIKPVVTVLIGEHRFRSRIRAGNNPYYNEVFSQHFHLTPAQLAAVPIHIQVLNSRAIRADAIIGAFKLDVGTVYNAPGRRLSGTWLSLQHPRHPDAGCCGYLRISAVVLRAGEPVSEREEVAGSQEVEANLLQSALLTPCVAMLQLRIYRAEELPREEPSRPFLAGSKRSFVAAAVRASFAGRTLCTRVMPPDANPTWNEVFFFPLRLPPLCDAVELAILSGSRVLGTAALHLSHISSAGAELEGGIPGFLPCFGPSFLPFYGPRRDAAAMPSDTMVAYRGRVLLELSTHTGDSDGRQQDTIAPEDITRVQRLLPRRHRLGLCAVFYSATMLSPTSEPLRFELSIGNHGDTGDTSCHPAVSVTPQGHPLFDGNRYYYMPWDNSKPVVAVTSTWEDAGQRWDGQNLMHSVGERLERNVAMLRNARTDAHGDIGRKLLRELARDCRAALPVLQAQHPRTRLDXXXXXXAAAGPPRHDWAELLPEAEAWLGRVAALQAEPQAGVPDVLLWLRSGSRCLACARIPAHLLACSPHGPAACGRLCGRTHTLMLEAPGHLHAQLRVRLWLGRVAESQELPRYLEGPLHVYAVTYENQTKLLGKWSRQALPGHPSFSDVAGRVGLPRERIRPPQGWCWDGPWAVEPPRRLLSDPEAGMDEVLEEVYENQSRQRGEEWGPAAVPSTDVAGMAVPPKEQVACPQGWHVTDDWRVEVTGAVDEAGWEYGVSVEAGDPSPAWHPKEETYHTQRRRRWLRTRHRDSSAQEQEQDTNVVHSPEAPDKAWEYASLWGGRFHLQCRAGDVCRRRCWHRHMVPELSSSVAAIFLLEGTEDAEEMPESKQMAATPKGRGHPQHPIPVILCTFERPSFFQLRCYLFQALELKPHGTKTTADPVAHVSFVHVSQSTRVLSGTLDPIWDQSLLFHRVQLYGEPRGVRDEPPAVVVEVFDQDGGGAGSFLGRSVCTPKVWLDVGRWKAPRLQRYPLEGPEGPAGELLAAFELLHETEDGAMARLSTPPWRQGTFGIPPGIRPVLRLMALEVLAWGLRGLRGRSLLPVRAPSLEVQCGGHVLRIPPITDLATNPNFPINAFLLSLHLPVEEEYVPPIRLRVLDTQGFGFRPHLGQACVQDLARFHREPNGEKQLPQPRVPVSGFNAAAAWSRIAQMLPRVTSEKGTADKDTEREEEDEEEGDWWSKFYMAVGDKAKSHWRTHRDSLKVYSCELEAVPRFEGLQDFCQTFPLYQPGGHQGDDPVPVGEFKGLFSLYPLPEDPRMPPPPRHFQELPPSQPQKCLVRVYIVRAFDLSPRDRNGMCDPYVRVSLGTKTLGQRDQYVPNTVEPVFGRMFEVMGTIPLEKDLKVSLLDHDLLPPDQEIGSTTIDLENRLLSRFRAHCGLPRLYRTAGPGCWRDQLSPSRALEHLAHTRGLQAPEFSSEGTTVIFGGSTFLLSHFESGPPTYRHPGEPRERLALHVLHTWNLVPEHLETRTLYNSAQPGLEQGKVQMWVDIFPASLGPPGPPVDITPRKPQSYELRCVVWNTRDVEPGDISATGQNISDIYVTGWLDGLEEQKQRTDVHYRALQGDGSFHWRFVFPFQYLAAEQCCVLPRKEHFWSLDETVLKVPPKLILQVWDNDKFSADDFLGVLELELTRLPRPAQRPQDCTLKPRLSPWLWGKTRGPPRFSLFRQKQARGWWPCVVHEGGTQRMAGKLELSLELLNEKEAEERPAGKGREEPNAYPTLQPPVRPDSSFLRLLAPLRALRYAVWRRHRCRITATLALLLLLLLLLNFIYSAPGYVAMKLVNPLGGLHLFGAGSKH, encoded by the exons GCTCCTGGGTGCCACCACGGTGCCTCTGCGCTGCCTGGCGGAGGACCCCGAGCTGCCACTTGATCTCAGCCAGCTCCCATTACGAGACCCTCAGGGACATCCCACGGGGGCCACTGTTTCTTTGCGCTGCTCCTATATCCCCCCCagccagctggcagcagggaacGTCACCTCCCAGCCACCAGAAGGAGTGGCACCATGCCTGTCccccccacatcccaccccagTAGTGGGGACAGCCATTGGAATGGCACCGCTCCGCCACCCCAAGCCTGCAATGGGGAAGAAGGAGGATTTCCAG GTGCGGGTCAGGGTCCTCCAGGGCCaccagctgcagggcagtgccatCAAACCAGTGGTGACGGTCCTCATCGGCGAGCATCGCTTCAGGAGCAGGATCCGTGCTGGGAACAACCCCTACTACAATGAG GTGttttctcagcatttccacCTGACGCCcgcacagctggcagcagtgcccATCCACATCCAG GTTCTCAACTCCAGGGCCATCCGTGCCGATGCCATCATCGGCGCCTTCAAG CTGGACGTCGGCACCGTCTACAACGCACCCG GGCGCAGGCTGAGTGGGACGTGGCTGAGCCTGCAGCACCCCCGGCACCCCGATGCTGGATGCTGTGGGTACCTCCGTATCAGCGCGGTCGTGCTGCGTGCCGGCGAACCCGTGTCG GAGCGGGAGGAGGTAGCAGGGAGCCAGGAGGTGGAAGCCAATCTCTTGCAGTCTGCGTTGCTCACCCCATGCGTGGCCATGCTGCAGCTCCGCATCTACCGTGCTGAGGAGCTGCCCCGGG AGGAGCCATCACGTCCGTTCCTTGCTGGCAGCAAGAGGAGCTTCGTGGCTGCGGCGGTGCGCGCCAGCTTTGCGGGCAGGAC GCTCTGCACTCGAGTGATGCCCCCCGATGCCAACCCCACGTGGAACGAAGTGTTCTTCTTCCCTCTGCGG CTGCCCCCACTCTGTGACGCCGTCGAGCTGGCCATCCTTAGTGG GTCCAGGGTGCTGGGCACTGCCGCACTCCACCTCTCCCACATCTCCTCTGCCGGTGCTGAGCTCGAAG GAGGGATCCCAGGTTTCTTACCCTGCTTCGGACCCAGCTTCCTCCCCTTCTATGGACCACGGAGAGATGCTGCCGCCATGCCCAGC GACACCATGGTGGCATACAGGGGCCGGGTACTGCTGGAGCTCAGCACCCACACAGGGGACTCCGATGGGCGCCAGCAGGACACCATCGCCCCAGAGGACATCACCCGTGTGCAG CGCCTTCTGCCCCGCCGCCACCGCCTGGGGCTCTGTGCAGTGTTCTACTCTGCCACCATGCTGTCCCCCACATCCGAACCTCTGCGCTTCGAGCTCAGCATCGGCAACCACGGGGACACCGGGGACACCTCGTGTCACCCCGCTGTCTCCGTCACACCGCAAGGCCACCCCCTCTTTGATG GGAACCGCTACTACTACATGCCCTGGGACAACAGCAAGCCGGTGGTGGCCGTCACCTCCACCTGGGAGGATGCTGGGCAGCGGTGGGATGGACAGAACCTGATGCACAGTGTGGGAGAGAGGCTG GAGAGAAATGTGGCAATGCTGCGGAACGCGAGGACGGATGCCCACGGGGACATTGGGAGGAAGCTGCTGCGTGAGCTGGCACGGGACTGCAG ggctgccctgcccGTGCTGCAGGCCCAGCACCCCAGGACACGGCTGGATGNNNNNNNNNNNNNNNNCGCCGCCGCCGGGCCTCCACGCCATGActgggctgagctgctccccGAGGCCGAGGCCTGGCTGGGCCGTGTGGCCGCCCTGCAGGCTGAG CCGCAGGCCGGTGTTCCCGACGTGTTGCTGTGGCTGCGGAGCGGTTCCCGCTGCCTGGCCTGTGCCCGCATCCCCGCACACCTCCTCGCCTGCTCACCCCACGGCCCCGCAGCCTGTGGGCGGCTCTGCGGACGGACGCACACCCTGATGCTGGAG GCCCCAGGACACCTCCATGCCCAGCTCCGTGTCCGGCTGTGGCTGGGGCGTGTGGCtgagagccaggagctgccacGTTACCTCGAGGGCCCCCTGCATGTCTATGCTGTGACA TACGAGAACCAGACGAAGCTCCTGGGCAAATGGAGCAGACAGGCGCTTCCAGGTCACCCCAGCTTCTCCGACGTCGCTGGCAGAGTGGGGCTGCCCCGCGAGCGCATCCGACCcccccagggctggtgctgggatGGGCCATGGGCTGTGGAACCACCACGGAG GCTGCTGTCGGACCCCGAGGCTGGCATGGACGAGGTGTTGGAGGAGGTCTATGAGAACCAGAGCCGGCAGCGTGGTGAGGAATGgggacctgctgctgtgcccagcactGATGTG gccGGCATGGCGGTGCCCCCCAAGGAGCAGGTGGCATGTCCCCAAGGCTGGCACGTCACCGATGACTGGCGGGTGGAGGTGACAGGGGCCGTGGATGAGGCTG GATGGGAATATGGGGTGAGCGTGGAGGCCGGAGACCCCTCACCTGCGTGGCACCCCAAAGAGGAGACGTATCACACACAGCGACGGCGGCGATGGCTGCGCACCCGGCATAGGGACAGCAGTGCCCAGGAACAGGAACAGGACACCAATGTCGTG CATAGCCCTGAGGCTCCGGATAAAGCATGGGAGTACGCATCCCTGTGGGGCGGCCGCTTCCATCTGCAGTGCCGAGCGGGTGATGTGTGCCGACGGCGCTGCTGGCATCGGCACATGGTGCCAGAGCTGTCCTCATCTGTGGCTGCCATCTTCCTCCTCGAGGGCACAGAG GATGCGGAGGAAATGCCAGAGAGCAAGCAGATGGCAGCAACACCCAAAGGCCGGGGACACCCCCAGCACCCCATTCCTGTCATCCTCTGCACTTTCGAGC GACCCAGCTTCTTCCAACTGCGCTGTTACCTCTTCCAAGCGCTGGAGCTGAAGCCCCACGGCACCAAGACCACAGCAG ACCCCGTTGCCCACGTCTCCTTCGTGCACGTCAGCCAGAGCACCCGCGTTCTGTCCGGCACTCTGGACCCGATTTGGGATCAGTCGCTGCTCTTCCATCGGGTGCAGCTCTATGGGGAGCCACGTGGGGTGCGGGATGAGCCCCCAGCTGTGGTGGTGGAGGTGTTCGATCAGGATGGAGGG GGTGCTGGGAGCTTTCTTGGGAGAAGTGTATGCACCCCAAAAGTGTGGCTGGATGTGGGGCGCTGGAAGGCCCCCCGGCTGCAGAGATACCCACTGGAGGGGCCAGAGGGGCCGGCCGGGGAACTGCTGGCTGCCTTCGAGTTGCTGCATGAGACTGAG GATGGGGCGATGGCACGGCTCAGCACCCCACCATGGAGACAGGGCACCTTCGGCATCCCCCCAGGCATCCGGCCGGTCCTGCGGCTGATGGCACTGGAG GTGCTGGCGTGGGGGCTGCGGGGACTCCGTGGCCGCTCCCTGCTGCCCGTGCGTGCCCCCAGCCTGGAGGTGCAGTGTGGGGGGCACGTCCTGCGCATCCCCCCCATCACCGACCTCGCCACCAACCCCAATTTCCCCATCAACGCCTTCCTGCTATCGCTG CACCTACCAGTGGAGGAGGAGTACGTGCCCCCGATCCGGCTGCGGGTTTTGGACACGCAGGGCTTTGGGTTCCGGCCCCACCTGGGCCAGGCATGCGTGCAGGACCTGGCGAGGTTCCACCGTGAGCCCAATGGAGAGAAGCAGCTGCCCCAACCTCGTGTCCCTGTGTCGGGTTTCAACGCTG ctgctgcctggagcaGGATTGCTCAG ATGCTGCCCAGGGTGACCTCCGAGAAGGGGACTGCAGACAAG GACAcggagagggaggaggaggatgaggaagaaggCGACTGGTGGAGCAAATTCTACATGGCCGTGGGAGACAAGGCAAAGAGCCACTGGCGAACACACAGGGACAGCCTGAAG GTGTACAGCTGCGAGCTGGAGGCGGTGCCCAGATTCGAGGGGCTGCAGGATTTCTGCCAGACCTTCCCCCTCTACCAGCCGGGGGGGCACCAGGGGGACGACCCCGTACCTGTAGGCGAGTTCAAG GGGCTGTTCTCTCTCTACCCCCTACCCGAGGACCCCAGGATGCCCCCGCCGCCCCGCCACTTCCAGGAGCTGCCCCCCAGCCAACCCCAGAAGTGCCTGGTGCGTGTCTACATCGTCCGTGCCTTCGACCTGTCCCCTCGTGACCGCAATGGGATG tGTGACCCCTACGTCCGTGTCTCGTTGGGAACAAAGACACTGGGCCAGCGTGACCAGTATGTGCCCAACACTGTGGAACCAGTTTTTGGCAG GATGTTCGAGGTGATGGGCACCATCCCGTTGGAGAAGGACCTGAAGGTCTCACTGCTGGACCACGACCTGCTGCCACCCGACCAGGAGATTGGAAGCACCACCATCGACCTGGAGAACCGGCTGCTGTCCCGATTCCGTGCCCACTGCGGGCTGCCCCGTCTGTACCGCAC GGCTGGCCCTGGATGCTGGCGGGACCAGCTGAGCCCCAGCCGGGCACTGGAGCACCTGGCTCACACCCGGGGGCTGCAGGCACCTGAATTCAGCTCCGAGGGAACCACCGTCATCTTTGGGGGCTCCACCTTCCTGCTGAGCCATTTCG AGAGTGGACCCCCCACGTATCGTCACCCCGGGGAGCCCCGGGAGCGCCTGGCCCTGCATGTGCTGCATACATGGAACCTCGTCCCCGAGCACCTGGAGACCAGGACGCTGTACAACAGTGCCCAGCCTGGGCTGGAGCAG GGCAAGGTGCAGATGTGGGTGGACATCTTCCCCGCCAGCCTCGGCCCCCCTGGACCCCCCGTGGACATCACTCCCCGCAAACCCCAGAG CTATGAGCTGCGCTGTGTGGTGTGGAACACCCGCGACGTGGAGCCAGGGGACATCAGTGCAACAGGGCAGAACATAAGCGACATCTACGTCACCGG CTGGCTGGATGGGCTGgaggagcagaagcagaggaCGGACGTGCATTACCGGGCGCTGCAGGGCGACGGCAGCTTCCATTGGCGCTTCGTCTTCCCCTTCCAGTACCTggcagctgagcagtgctgcgTGCTGCCCCGCAAG GAGCATTTCTGGAGCCTGGATGAGACGGTGCTGAAGGTGCCCCCGAAGCTCATCCTCCAAGTGTGGGACAACGACAAGTTTTCGGCTGATGATTTTTTGG GTGTCCTGGAGCTGGAGCTCACCCGGCTGCCCCGTCCAGCCCAGCGACCGCAGGACTGCACCCTAAAGCCACGTCTGAGCCCCTGGCTCTGGGGGAAGACTCGGGGACCCCCCCGTTTCTCTCTATTCCGACAGAAGCAGGCGCGGGGATGGTGGCCCTGCGTGGTGCACGAGGGTGGCACGCAGCGCATGGCG GGCAAGCTGGAGCTGAGCCTGGAGCTGCTCAACGAGAAAGAGGCAGAAGAGAGACCGGCGGGGAAAGGCCGGGAGGAGCCCAACGCGTACCCAACCCTGCAGCCCCCCGT GCGGCCCGACTCATCCTTCCTACGGCTGCTGGCCCCACTGCGCGCCCTGCGCTACGCCGTCTGGCGGCGGCACCGCTGCCGCATCACCGCGACCCTggcgctgctgctgctgctccttctgctcCTCAACTTCATCTACTCCGCCCCG GGTTACGTGGCCATGAAGCTGGTGAATCCGCTGGGGGGGCTGCATCTCTTCGGTGCTGGGAGCAAACACTGA
- the LMAN2L gene encoding VIP36-like protein isoform X2: MVMAQYIRLTPDVQSKWGAVWNRVPCYLRDWEMQVHFKIHGQGKKNLNGDGFAIWYTKDRMQQGPVFGSKDNFLGLGVFVDTYPNEEKQQERVFPYISAMVNNGSLTYDHDRDGRPTELGGCTAMVRNLNHDTFLVIRYVKRRLTVLIDIDGKQEWRDCIDVPGVRLPRGYYFGTSSVTGDLSDNHDIISLKLYQLTVERTPEEERRDKEVYLPVVDNLKLPGMEAPLEPMSGLALFLIVFFSLVAIVFAIVIGVIVYNKWQEQSRKHFY, translated from the exons ATGGTGATGGCGCAGTACATCCGCCTCACGCCCGACGTGCAGAGCAAGTGGGGAGCCGTGTGGAACCGTGTG CCGTGTTACCTCCGTGACTGGGAGATGCAGGTGCACTTCAAAATCCATGGGCAAGGCAAGAAGAACCTGAACGGTGATGGCTTTGCTATATGGTACACCAAAGACCGCATGCAGCAAG GGCCTGTCTTTGGAAGCAAGGATAACTTCCTGGGCCTGGGGGTGTTTGTGGACACCTACCCCAAcgaggagaagcagcaggag CGTGTTTTCCCCTACATCTCTGCCATGGTGAACAACGGCTCTCTCACCTACGACCACGACAGGGATGGCAGACCCACGGAGCTGGGGGGCTGCACAGCCATGGTGCGCAACCTCAACCACGACACCTTCCTGGTCATCCGCTACGTCAAGAGGAGGCTGACA GTGCTGATAGATATTGATGGTAAGCAGGAGTGGAGGGACTGCATCGACGTGCCTGGCGTGCGCCTGCCCCGTGGGTACTACTTTGGGACCTCCTCTGTCACTGGAGACCTCTCAG ACAACCACGACATCATCTCTCTGAAGCTGTACCAACTGACGGTGGAGCGGACACCGGAGGAGGAGCGGCGGGACAAGGAGGTGTACCTGCCTGTGGTGGACAACCTCAAGCTGCCAGGAA TGGAGGCACCACTGGAGCCCATGAGCGGCCTGGCTCTCTTCTTAATTGTCTTCTTCTCCCTCGTGGCCATCGTCTTCGCCATCGTTATCGGAGTCATTGTGTACAACAAGTGGCAGGAGCAGAGCCGGAAGCATTTCTATTGA
- the LMAN2L gene encoding VIP36-like protein isoform X1, which yields MVMAQYIRLTPDVQSKWGAVWNRVPCYLRDWEMQVHFKIHGQGKKNLNGDGFAIWYTKDRMQQGPVFGSKDNFLGLGVFVDTYPNEEKQQEAQKRRYSPGNQRVFPYISAMVNNGSLTYDHDRDGRPTELGGCTAMVRNLNHDTFLVIRYVKRRLTVLIDIDGKQEWRDCIDVPGVRLPRGYYFGTSSVTGDLSDNHDIISLKLYQLTVERTPEEERRDKEVYLPVVDNLKLPGMEAPLEPMSGLALFLIVFFSLVAIVFAIVIGVIVYNKWQEQSRKHFY from the exons ATGGTGATGGCGCAGTACATCCGCCTCACGCCCGACGTGCAGAGCAAGTGGGGAGCCGTGTGGAACCGTGTG CCGTGTTACCTCCGTGACTGGGAGATGCAGGTGCACTTCAAAATCCATGGGCAAGGCAAGAAGAACCTGAACGGTGATGGCTTTGCTATATGGTACACCAAAGACCGCATGCAGCAAG GGCCTGTCTTTGGAAGCAAGGATAACTTCCTGGGCCTGGGGGTGTTTGTGGACACCTACCCCAAcgaggagaagcagcaggag GCTCAGAAGAGGAGGTACAGCCCAGGAAATCAG CGTGTTTTCCCCTACATCTCTGCCATGGTGAACAACGGCTCTCTCACCTACGACCACGACAGGGATGGCAGACCCACGGAGCTGGGGGGCTGCACAGCCATGGTGCGCAACCTCAACCACGACACCTTCCTGGTCATCCGCTACGTCAAGAGGAGGCTGACA GTGCTGATAGATATTGATGGTAAGCAGGAGTGGAGGGACTGCATCGACGTGCCTGGCGTGCGCCTGCCCCGTGGGTACTACTTTGGGACCTCCTCTGTCACTGGAGACCTCTCAG ACAACCACGACATCATCTCTCTGAAGCTGTACCAACTGACGGTGGAGCGGACACCGGAGGAGGAGCGGCGGGACAAGGAGGTGTACCTGCCTGTGGTGGACAACCTCAAGCTGCCAGGAA TGGAGGCACCACTGGAGCCCATGAGCGGCCTGGCTCTCTTCTTAATTGTCTTCTTCTCCCTCGTGGCCATCGTCTTCGCCATCGTTATCGGAGTCATTGTGTACAACAAGTGGCAGGAGCAGAGCCGGAAGCATTTCTATTGA
- the CNNM4 gene encoding metal transporter CNNM4 — protein MALPCSSHSTAVGGGEESVILGMRLEESTKPAAPTRGPIRVTEGSELLLRLYGLGLGPGTGQRVAFAELRPAGNASTPNGTCPERSQDLVVQGLVGSEAAGGSQDTSALLRVRVQPLRKDEQAKTYVLCTQRKPGLPWLPHQGADGHIVVVEEKKSLLPLWLQVILIVGLLVLSGIFSGLNLGLMALDPMELRIVQNCGTDKEKRYAKKIEPIRRKGNYLLCSLLLGNVLVNTTLTILLDDLIGSGIGAVVASTIGIVIFGEIVPQALCSRHGLAVGANTIVVTKFFMLVTFPLSYPISKLLDFILGQEIGTVYNREKLVEMLKVTEPYNDLVREELNMIQGALELRTKTVEDVMTPLQNCFMISSDAILDFNTMSEIMESGFTRIPVYEEERSNIMDILYVKDLAFVDPDDCTPLKTITKFYNHPVHVVFHDTKLDAMLEEFKKGKSHLAIVQKVNNEGEGDPFYEVLGLVTLEDVIEEIIKSEILDESDAFAADENRSKKRTGNQKGKRDFSAFKDPVNEQKVKVSPQLLLAAHRFLSTEVTLFTPNFISEKILLRLLKYSDVIQELKFDEENKKSPHHFLYTKNKAADYFILILQGKVEVEAGKECMKFEAGAFSYYGVMAISPPPVSETRSPSHVSGLNRSASLSCHERSDSVSSPVGGSNNQLSAVAPYVADFSVRALTDLQFVKITRQEYQNGLTTSRMDSCPQSPDSGAPKTDLQEKTEPADETTSLLNERNCLGRRSTHGPIENSI, from the exons ATGGCGttgccctgcagctcccaca GCACCGCGGTGGGCGGCGGCGAGGAAAGCGTGATCCTGGGCATGAGGTTGGAGGAGAGCACCAAACCGGCGGCTCCTACGCGAGGCCCGATCCGCGTAACGGAGGGCAGCGAGCTGCTGCTTCGCCTTTACGGCTTAGGGCTGGGACCGGGCACCGGGCAACGCGTGGCTTTCGCCGAGCTCCGCCCGGCCGGCAACGCCTCGACGCCCAACGGGACGTGCCCGGAGCGCTCGCAGGACCTGGTGGTGCAAGGCCTGGTGGGTTCCGAGGCTGCCGGAGGCTCTCAGGACACCTCAGCTCTGCTCCGAGTCCGGGTGCAGCCCCTGCGTAAGGACGAGCAGGCCAAGACTTACGTGCTGTGCACGCAGAGAAAGCCCGGCTTGCCTTGGTTGCCTCACCAAGGAGCCGACGGCCACATCGTGGTGGTGGAGGAGAAGAAATCCCTGCTGCCCCTTTGGCTGCAGGTGATCCTCATCGTGGGGCTGTTGGTGCTGTCGGGGATTTTCAGCGGGCTCAACCTCGGTTTGATGGCGTTGGATCCCATGGAGCTGCGCATCGTGCAGAACTGCGGCACCGACAAGGAGAAACGTTACGCCAAAAAGATCGAACCCATCCGGAGGAAAGGGAATTACCTGCTGTGCTCGCTGCTGCTGGGCAACGTGTTGGTCAACACCACGCTCACCATCCTCCTGGATGACCTCATCGGTTCGGGCATCGGCGCCGTGGTGGCTTCCACCATTGGCATTGTCATCTTTGGGGAGATCGTCCCCCAGGCGCTGTGCTCGCGGCACGGTTTGGCCGTGGGTGCCAACACCATTGTGGTCACCAAGTTCTTCATGCTGGTGACGTTTCCTCTTTCCTACCCCATCAGCAAGCTGCTGGATTTCATCCTGGGCCAGGAGATCGGCACCGTGTACAACCGGGAGAAGCTGGTGGAGATGCTGAAGGTGACGGAGCCTTACAATGATTTGGTGAGGGAGGAGCTCAATATGATCCAAGGGGCCCTGGAGCTGCGCACCAAAACGGTGGAGGACGTGATGACCCCACTGCAGAACTGCTTCATGATCAGCAGCGACGCCATCCTGGACTTCAACACCATGTCTGAGATCATGGAGAGCGGCTTCACCCGCATCCCTGTCTACGAGGAGGAGCGGTCCAACATCATGGACATCCTCTATGTGAAGGACCTGGCCTTCGTCGACCCCGACGACTGCACGCCCCTCAAAACCATCACCAAGTTCTACAACCACCCCGTCCACGTTGTTTTCCACGACACCAAGCTGGACGCCATgctggaggagttcaagaagG GGAAGTCACACCTGGCCATCGTGCAGAAGGTGAACAACGAGGGTGAGGGGGATCCCTTCTACGAGGTGCTGGGGCTGGTGACGTTGGAGGACGTCATCGAGGAGATCATCAAGTCGGAGATCCTGGACGAGTCGGATGCTTTTG CAGCCGATGAAAACCGCAGCAAGAAGCGGACGGGCAACCAGAAGGGCAAGAGGGATTTCTCAGCCTTCAAGGACCCCGTCAATGAGCAGAAGGTGAAGGTCTCCccgcagctgctgctggctgctcaccGCTTCCTCTCCACGG AGGTGACACTCTTCACACCCAACTTCATCTCTGAGAAGATCCTGCTGAGGCTGCTCAAGTATTCTGATGTCATCCAAGAGCTGAAGTTTGACGAGGAGAACAAGAAGTCCCCACACCACTTCCTCTACACCAAGAACAAGGCTGCCGACTACTTCATCCTCATCCTGCAG GGCAAGGTGGAGGTGGAGGCTGGGAAGGAGTGCATGAAGTTTGAAGCAGGAGCCTTCTCCTACTACGGGGTGATGGCCATCAGTCCACCTCCTGTATCGG aGACCCGCTCCCCATCCCACGTCAGCGGCCTCAACCGCTCGGCCTCGCTCAGCTGCCACGAACGCTCCGACTCCGTTTCATCCCCGGTTGGTGGCAGCAACAACCAGCTCAGCGCCGTCGCCCCGTACGTGGCCGACTTCAGCGTCCGTGCGCTCACCGACCTGCAGTTCGTTAAG ATCACACGGCAGGAATACCAGAACGGTCTCACCACATCCCGCATGGACAGTTGCCCCCAATCTCCGGACAGCGGCGCTCCCAAAACCGATCTGCAGGAGAAAACGGAGCCGGCAGATGAAACCACCAGCCTGCTGAACGAGAGGAACTGCCTGGGCCGCCGCAGCACCCACGGCCCCATCGAGAACTCCATCTGA